A stretch of DNA from Bradyrhizobium algeriense:
CTGCGCGCACATGCAGGCGGAATTCATCCCACTGTCCCAGTGCGACCATGGTGCCGATCACGAGCACGCGGCGGGTGCGGTGGTCGAAATGCGGCCGGGTCCAGATATCGCCCCAGGCGTAGCGGGTGATCAGGTCCTGGAAGTCGGTATTGAACGCGTTGCGGTTTTTGATCGACTTGTCGACCCATTCATTGCCGAGCACTTTTCGGCGCTGGGCCATGCCGTCGTCGCGGCGTTGGTTGTCGTCCATTGTACGTTCTCCCCGTCATTGCGATCGAAGCGAAGCAATCCATTTCACGGCTTGCTGAGACATGGATTGCTTCGTCGCTTCGCTCCTCGCAATGACGTCCCTGGTTGTGGTTGTCAGCGTTGCGTCAGAAAACCGATCACCGCGTCGGTGAAGGCGTGCGGCTGCTCGACGTTGGAAATATGCGCCGCATCGAGGATGGTCATGCTCGCGCCCGGAATCCGGCTGCGCATGAATTCGGCGTCCGCGATCGTCGTCGACATGTCGTGGCGGCCGGCGATCACCAGCGTCGGGCTCTTGATCCTGGGCAGCAGCTCGCGCTGGTCGAGCGTCGACAGCGCCTCGCAGCAGGCGATGTAGCCCTCGACCGGCGTGGCCAGCATCATCGCCTTCATGTTGGCTGCGATCTGCGGCTCGCGCTCGCGAAAATCCGCCGTCAGCCAGCCCGCCATCACGGCGTCGGCGACCGCGGCGATGCCGTCTTCCTTTACGGCCTTGATGCGCTCGTTCCAGCGCGTCGGGTCCGGGTAGTGGCAGGTGGTGTTGGCCAGCACGATCTTGCCGAACCTGTCTGACGCGTTGGCGCCCAGCCATTGCCCGACCATGCCGCCCATCGACAGGCCGCACCAATGGGCTTTTGCGATGTTGAGGTCGTCGAGGATCGCCAGCACGTCGCGGCCGAAACGCTCCAATGAATAGGGCCCGGGCGGCACGTTTGACTTGCCGTGGCCGCGCTGGTCGTAGCGGATGACGCGGAACACCTGCGTCAGCGCCTTCATCTGCGGCTCCCACATCTGCATGGTCGAGCCCAGCGAATTCGACAGCATCAGCGTCGGTCCGCCGTCGCGGCCTTCGACGGATACGTTGAGCAGGCACCCGTCGGCATCGATCATCGGCATAGGGATTCTCCGGTCACTTGTCGTCCAGCGAAGCGAGCAGGCGGTCGATCAGGGCCTGCGAGGCGCCCTGATAGGCCATCGGCTCGAACAGCGCAGTGATTTTATCAGCGTCGAGCTGCGCGGTGACCTTGGCGTCCGCCGTCAGGACATCGCGCAGATGTTTCTTGTCCTTGGCCGCTTTCTTGCTGGCCGCTTCGACCAGGTGATGTGCGTCGCTTTTGCCGACCTTTTCGGCCAGCGCCATCGTCACCGCTTCGGCCATGATCAGTCCGTCCGTCGTGTCGAGATTGCTGCGCATGCGCGCGGCGTCGACTTCCAGCCCCTCGGCGATATCCACAATGGCCGCCAGCCCGCCCGAGGTGACCAGCATCAGCGTCGGCAGCGTCGGCCATTCGGCGTGCCAGGGGCCGGCGCTACGCTCGTGGTCCTGCACCTGCGCCGCAAAAATCGTCGCCGCGAGACCGGGCGCCATGGTGGCTGCGGCAAGCGCACTGGCTGCCGCGACGGGATTGCGCTTGTGCGGCATGGTGGAGGAGCCGCCGCGGCCTTCGCCCGATGGTTCGAACGCTTCGCCGACATCGGTCTGCATCATCAGCGAAACATCGCGCGCGATCTTGCCGCAAGTGCCGGCGATAATGGCGAACACCGAGGCTGCTTCCGCGATGCGGTCGCGGTGGGTGTGCCAGGGCGCGTCCGGCAGCGGCAGCTTGAGCTCCGCTGCCAGTCCTTCTGCGACCTTTAGTCCGTTGTCGCCCAGCGCCGCGAGCGTGCCGGCCGCGCCGCCGAATTGCAACGCCAGCGTCTCGCTGCGCAAGCGCTGCAGCCGCAGCTTCGAGCGGTGCAGCGCCGCGGCATATTCGGCGAGCTTGAGCCCGAACGGCATCGGCAGCGCATGCTGGAGCCAGGTGCGGGCGACTACCGGGGTGTGGCGGTGTTGACGCGCCAATCCGGCAAAGCCCGCGATCGCGCTGCTGATGTCGGCGAGCAGCGCGTCGATGCCGGCGCGAAGGCCGAGCATGGCGCCGGTATCGATGACGTCCTGGCTGGTCGCGCCCCAATGGACATAACGCGCCGCCTCGGCATCCACCTTGGCGACATTGGCCGTCAGCGCCTTGACCAGCGGGATGGCGAGGTTACCGGAGCGGGTGGCGGCGTCGGCCAGCGCGGCGAGGTCGAATGATTCGGCCCTGCACGCATTCGTGATCGGTCCCGCAGCACTTGCCGGAATGACCCCCAGCGCGGCCTCGGTGCGCGCCAGCGCAGCCTCGAAATCCAGCATGTTTTGCAGGGCCGCCGCATCGTCGCAGATCGCGCGCATGGCGGCGCTCGACAGCATCGGGGCAAGCAATGGGGAGAGTGCGGTGCTCATCTGCTCGCGACCTAACCATCCCGGCCTGTCGCTGCCAATGCCCTTATCGGTTTGGCTCTGCTGCACTTGCGAATATGCATCGCTTATCGCCCTTCCTTTTGGCCCGGGCGTGCTTTACTTGGGGATATCAGGCGCGATCCAGGAGGCACCCCCATGGCCATGACGATGAACGGCGAAGTCCAGCTTGCGGCGTCGCGCGAGGCCGTGTGGGCCAAGCTGAACGATCCGGAAGTGCTGAAGGTCTGCATCCCCGGCTGCGAGGAGCTGGAAAAGACCGAGGACAACGGCTTCCGCGCCACCGCCAAAATGAAGGTCGGACCGGTCTCCGCCCGCTTCAAGGGCAAGGTCAATTTGAGCGATCTCGATCCGCCCAATGGCTACAAGATCTCGGGCGAAGGCGAGGGCGGCGTTGCCGGCTTTGCCAAGGGGGGCGCCACCGTGGCGCTCGCTGAAAAGGATGGCGGTACCCTGCTGAGCTATACCGTCGAGGCCCAAATCGGCGGCAAGCTCGCCCAGCTCGGCCAGCGCCTGATCAACGGCGCGGCCAAGAAACTGGCCGACGAGTTCTTCGCCAATTTCGCCAAGGCCGTGCAAGGCTGATCAAGGCTGACCAAGGCTGATTCTGCGCGGGCCGAACCCGGTCTAACAGGCCGTCAAGTCACTCAGGCCATGCCCCAGGCGAGGGGCTCCTGAGGTTGCTCATTACCGGGATGGCCCATATTATGGGCCTTGGAATGACTATAAACGCCTGCTTTGCCGGCATATCCGGCGGTGCAGCTCAAGAGAGTGGTGATGGCCAAGATTTCCCTGATCGTGAACGGTAACCCCGTAAACGCCAATATCGATCCCCGTACCCTCCTGGTCCAGTTGCTGCGGGAAAATCTGCGGCTGACGGGCACCCATGTCGGCTGCGATACCTCGCAATGCGGCGCCTGCGTCGTGCATCTCGATGGCAAGGCGGTGAAGTCCTGCACCACGCTCGCTGTCATGGCCGACGGCCACGAGGTCCGCACCATCGAGGGCCTGGCCGCCGACGGCGCGCCGCTGCATCCGATGCAGGAAGCTTTTCGCGAGCATCATGGCCTGCAATGCGGCTTCTGCACCCCCGGCATGATCATGACGGCGGTCGATCTGGTGCATCGCAAGGGCCATGACCTCTCCGACCACGTCATTCGCGAGGAGCTCGAAGGCAATCTGTGCCGCTGCACCGGCTACCAGAACATCGTTGCCTCGATCGCCGCCGGCGCCAAGGCGATGGCCAAGTCTGATCTTGCTTGAGGCCGATCTCGCTTAATTGATTTCATCGCGACCGCGATCAGGAAGTTCTCAATGTACGAATTCAAATATCATCGTCCGGCGACCGTGCGGCAGGCCGCCAATCTGCTGGTGAAGAACGAAGACGCCAAGGTGATCGCCGGCGGCCATACGCTGGTGCCGGTCATGAAGCAGCGCCTTGCCAGCCCGCCGCACCTGGTCGACCTCTCCCATATCGAAGGGCTCGACGCCATCGAGATGAAGGGCCGTTCGCTGGTGATCGGCGCGACCGCCAGCCATGCCGAAGTCGCAACGTCGTCGATCGTCGGCGAAGCCATTCCGGCGCTCGCCGAACTCGCCGGCGGGATAGGCGATCCCGCGGTGCGCCATAAAGGCACGATCGGCGGCTCGC
This window harbors:
- a CDS encoding 3-carboxy-cis,cis-muconate cycloisomerase gives rise to the protein MSTALSPLLAPMLSSAAMRAICDDAAALQNMLDFEAALARTEAALGVIPASAAGPITNACRAESFDLAALADAATRSGNLAIPLVKALTANVAKVDAEAARYVHWGATSQDVIDTGAMLGLRAGIDALLADISSAIAGFAGLARQHRHTPVVARTWLQHALPMPFGLKLAEYAAALHRSKLRLQRLRSETLALQFGGAAGTLAALGDNGLKVAEGLAAELKLPLPDAPWHTHRDRIAEAASVFAIIAGTCGKIARDVSLMMQTDVGEAFEPSGEGRGGSSTMPHKRNPVAAASALAAATMAPGLAATIFAAQVQDHERSAGPWHAEWPTLPTLMLVTSGGLAAIVDIAEGLEVDAARMRSNLDTTDGLIMAEAVTMALAEKVGKSDAHHLVEAASKKAAKDKKHLRDVLTADAKVTAQLDADKITALFEPMAYQGASQALIDRLLASLDDK
- a CDS encoding SRPBCC family protein — its product is MAMTMNGEVQLAASREAVWAKLNDPEVLKVCIPGCEELEKTEDNGFRATAKMKVGPVSARFKGKVNLSDLDPPNGYKISGEGEGGVAGFAKGGATVALAEKDGGTLLSYTVEAQIGGKLAQLGQRLINGAAKKLADEFFANFAKAVQG
- the pcaD gene encoding 3-oxoadipate enol-lactonase, which produces MPMIDADGCLLNVSVEGRDGGPTLMLSNSLGSTMQMWEPQMKALTQVFRVIRYDQRGHGKSNVPPGPYSLERFGRDVLAILDDLNIAKAHWCGLSMGGMVGQWLGANASDRFGKIVLANTTCHYPDPTRWNERIKAVKEDGIAAVADAVMAGWLTADFREREPQIAANMKAMMLATPVEGYIACCEALSTLDQRELLPRIKSPTLVIAGRHDMSTTIADAEFMRSRIPGASMTILDAAHISNVEQPHAFTDAVIGFLTQR
- a CDS encoding (2Fe-2S)-binding protein codes for the protein MAKISLIVNGNPVNANIDPRTLLVQLLRENLRLTGTHVGCDTSQCGACVVHLDGKAVKSCTTLAVMADGHEVRTIEGLAADGAPLHPMQEAFREHHGLQCGFCTPGMIMTAVDLVHRKGHDLSDHVIREELEGNLCRCTGYQNIVASIAAGAKAMAKSDLA
- a CDS encoding carboxymuconolactone decarboxylase family protein — protein: MDDNQRRDDGMAQRRKVLGNEWVDKSIKNRNAFNTDFQDLITRYAWGDIWTRPHFDHRTRRVLVIGTMVALGQWDEFRLHVRAALAEGGFTPDDIKEILLQQAIYCGVPAANHAVKEANAIIAELDLLKG